The following DNA comes from Papaver somniferum cultivar HN1 chromosome 4, ASM357369v1, whole genome shotgun sequence.
AATAGATATAGCCATACCGTGAATAGTCACCAATGAATGTGATGAAATATAACTCTCAACCCATGAATAGTGTGGAAGTAAAATGTACACAAATATCAGTGTGGATTATCTCAAGAAGCTCACTGCTTCTTGTAGCTTCTTTCTTGAAGTGTTtgaatgtttttcctttaatacaATCAATACAAACCCCAAAATCAGTGAAGTCCAGTTCAAGGAGAATCACATCCTTCACCAATCTGTTTATTCTTTCTTTGTAGATGTGCCTCAATCTTTTATGCCACAAGTCAGCAgagtttttttttaatcatgCTCCTCTTGTTTCCAGTACAGTTATTACATTATAGGGACAAAAGATTTTCTGCAAAAGTTTTATCGAGGTTGATTCTATATAAACCGTTAATCATAAAACCAGTACCAACAAGTAGAGAATTTTTAAACAGGCTGAAACATTGATTATTAAGTTCAAAAGAGTATCCGGACATATCTAACTTTGATAAAGATATCAAGTTTCGAGATATTGTAGGTATAAAAAGGGTATCAAAAAGATCTATATACTGTCCGGTGTGCAAAAATAGACGGTAAGTTCCTATTGCTTTTACTTCAGCCTGGCTATGgtttcccatgaaaagaaaacGTTCAGTTGGTTTTGGGTTTCGGCTAAAGGTATCCCTGCAATATATTGGAAACATGAACATTAGCGCCTGAATTTATCCACCAAGTATTAGAAGGAGCCTCAATTAAATTTGATTCGAAAGTGCATACAAAGATGACTTCCTTACCTTTCTTTTCGAACCATGCCTTACGCTTTAGGCATTCATTCTGAAAGTGTACTTTCTTCTTGTAAAAGTAGCAGGGAAAACTTTTATCCTTCTTAGCCTGTAATGCATCAACAGGCCCTTCCACTTTTGGTGGTTGAGATGCAGATCCTTTCTTAGGCTTCCACTTTTTCTTATGAGCACTCTCAGACATAACATTAGCAGCAAAATTTCCTTATTGCTTAAGCCTTGCTTCCTCTTGAACTAACATATTTGAAAGTTCATTCACATTCCACTTTTCCTTAAGAGAATTATAGTTTATTTGGAATGGATCATACAGAAGAGGCAAGGAATTCAAAATAAAACGAACAAGGAAACCCTCCGCCACAGTCATATCAAGGGCATTTAACTTTGCTACTATGTTAGTTATTTCTTTAATATGCTCCTGCATACCCCTTGAACCATCATATTTCATGGTAGTGAGTTTTGCCATTAGTGTGCCAGCTAAGGACTTATCAGCTACGCGAAAGCGTGCATCAATTTCTTTGAGCAATTCTACAGCAGTATCAATAACAGGGATAGATGTCCTGATGTTTGGAAAAATTGTCATTCTAATTAACATTAGGTTTAATCTGTTCGACCtttcccaaacatcaaaatttcttttgtcATCAGCACTGCTAGTGTCAGTAAGTGCAGCAGGTTTCTCGGCAGTTAAACAACGATCCAAGTCATTTATGGCGAGACTGAACTTGACATGATCACTCCATTCTGTGAAATTTGAGCCATTAAACACCGGAACGAACCCCGCATATGCATGCAAGTTAGCAGGTACTGGGACTTGAGACATCAAAAATACATTCAAATCCAGTATTACTCCAGAAGTACCAATAAACTAATTTATCACAACTTTACGAAAACGCATCAAACAAAACACATCCTTTGGGATGGAAATGAAATACACGTTCGGTATCATATTAGAGGTAACAAGTCATGCATGTATTCCTAACAACATATGGTATATCCCTTTGGGTATCAAAACCAATCATAAGAATACAATTATCATTTCCTAATAGTTAGTAATGTATTTGGACCAATTACTAACAAACATCAGATAAAAATATACATGTTTTCATATTTCagagtaaaataaaaaaaaacccgaGTTTATGCTAATGAGCTACTTTGGCAATCCATTAGACAAAATAAAACTCAAACAGCAGCGGAAAACATGAATCAATCTTTCAAAAAATCATATGTCAGACAAATCACATTCCCTAACTAAAATATTCATAGTTGATCAGTAAGCATAATTACAGAAAGTTATCATGGAAACATGATACAGCAAGTCATCATTAAATTGATATCTATAAAAGATCAATTAAACTGAAAACAACCTAAAAATAAATCAAGCCTCTATACAAATGAAATCTAACAATGGGATAATCCAATTAAACTAAAATTACATTTCACATGATCTAATTGAataaacaaaactaaaatcatGGTATGAACACCTTTTATGAGCAAACATAAAACATCCATTACAAGGCTCTGATGCCACATGTTAGTAAATCTAATCATGTTAAAAAAACAAGTCATGAATAGATTATAGGATTTAGGATGATTATGTTTACCACAAACTAATTACAAGAAGAAATTGGACATACCTTGAGACGTCAGTAGTATTCCCTTGTCTCACCGTTATTCCAATATGCTTGCCTAACTTAAGTTTATATGCATGATTAGATTGAActgagatattgctttggttgtgatttttattttttggaccatATATCTCTTTACCCAATCTTTACTGGTTGCTACTCATAAGGGATGGATTTCTtcacaaacttcagttcaagggcAAGAGAATAATAGATCCAATTATGGATATAAAGAAGTTGTTTAAAGCTCTCCATCAAGGCTAATTACTACTAGGTGTCGTTAAGCTATACTAACACATGCTTATCAATCGACACCTGTTATGCTGAAGTGCATGAGATTGGACACATCACTAATTGGACTTAGTCAAGTTTAGTCGTACATGAATCAGCTAAGTCGTGTGACATGTAATCCAACTCAACCTAAGTTAATGTGCCACATAATCCAACATGGTGATATTATTACATATCAAGTTAGGGCGTTTTGAATAGAGGAACGTGCATATAGTACGTATAATATCTTTTTGATGTTATTCATCATGTTATCACTTTGGAGGACCACCGGTTGATGCAGTGCCTCACAAAATGGAGATTAAAAAGTCTGTTTTGAGATGGATGGTGAGAGCGCTTCACGTCCAGATAATGTAAGGACCCTccagctcgtcaacgctattagactagtcaagaaatGTCTTAGCTGCTAATTACTCGATTAGTATAActcgaacgttaattattagaaattaatctaacaacgatctagatgtGAAACCGGTATCGTTAGATGGAACTCgagaagttatgcgaaatggactatttGGACGTGTCATTCAGACAATGAACGAAGAAGATATCACCGGATGAGTACGAAGAGAAGATGAGATCTTTACTatttagtccagaaaacccgacccgGATTACTGGCTGGTCCAGCGGGATATAacaattaatggctagtccaataaaatttaaaaacatgTTATTTTACCTATATGCCCTGGACCACGTGATGTGTACAGTTTCCGTCCGTTTTCTTTTCATAATTTTAACTcactatgcacgtgcataaaaaaatAATCCGTAAATCATAAAAgcgaaaacaataatgcataagacgttatgcagctaaaacaaaataatggcataatgtcttatgcactaaacaaaatgatgcaaaagacattatgcacgtgcataaaaatccataaatcagaaaagtgaaaaaagtaatgcataagacaatatgcagctaaaacaaaataatgcataatgtcttatgcatctaaaaaaaactgatgcataaccggaaaagtgaaaaaaagtaatgcataagacattatgcagctaaaacaaaaataatgcataatgtattatgcatctaaaaaaaactgatgcataaccagaaaagtgaaaaaaaagtaatgcataagacattatgcagctaaaaaaaaataatgcataatgtcttatgcactaaacaaaatgatgcagaagacattatgcacgtgcataaaaatccataaatcagaaaagtgaaaaaagtaatgcataagacaatatgcagctaaaacaaaataatgcataatgtcttatgcatctaaaaaaactgacgcataaccagaaaaagtgagaaaagcaatgcataagacattatgcagcaaaaaaataaataatgcataaccagaaaaatgagaaaagtcatgcataagacattatgcagctaaaacaaaataatgcataatgtcttatgcatctaaaaaaaactgacgcataatcagaaaagtgaaaaaaagtaatgcataagacattatgcagctaaaacaaaaataatgcataatgtattatgcatctaaaaaaaactgatgcatattcagtatgtaaatacttcagtatgtaaatacttcactactggtgatagatactgacattttgatagacttaacaacatatttcattattcgaaaataactacaataactacattttgatagacttataatgtttcaaaaaccaaaagatgttctaagaaacaacaaaaacagtattttcagtacacttgtaatgtatgtactgtaaatgaaatgcttatttaccaaattcagttggtactgacaaaatcaaaaagaaaaacggtagaatagaacaagggctagaggaaagaattgtggaaaaggaatctggcaacatcatcgatataacattctgctgcacgttaaagcctgtgataaaagaaaaagagacatcagaacactacttgcttaaaagtacattgtattgtatcaaacttacttaattaagacattaatatgtatctgactgaaatacatacccGACACAAAACCATAAACGCGtcatcgttggcaagtacaagtttttgtctctagatctaccatatgagatctgcacagtacatattcatgtgttattttttagtacacctaatatacacagtacatatttatatgttctcacagaaacatggtacttaaaaaaaaaaagtaaataacattcagatgatagagattaggggtaaacgctaaccttggagaatgcacttcataacgattagcatctgactggctaactttccagggacgaccaatttggatgtgtagttcaagcaaggcttgatacgtaggggttagcagttatgggtccatcaagagactctcttcacgacgttctgacatcatttccatcatacgtatcctacacgacaaggggatAGCAAGTCTGTTATactaatattgacactacatattgacatgcagttggtttacctctttgttgatatttgaaaacctgacactacataataacatgttaagaaactgattgacactacattttcacatgcagtatggtttatctcatactcagtaaggtcaatatgtagtatgtagtatggtcaatactcattgtcagatagtgaagtaaggtcaatatgagtgatctaactaccagacactacatatcaggaaaaaaaaaagaaccagttaccttgattgccattaagacatgttgctgccatgagacctcctttTAAAAGTTCTagtgagaaatgtacagtcacataaaatcatgggacgacatagtttatatccctctatacaagctccaaagcaaacaaaaagtctattgaatctttttgtagcatcattgaaatcgaaatcaataaatgacccagggtttgtttccctaacagcattcacccaccaagcaagatcagtgtacgacttcacatcattaccaaaaatctgtttatgcgacaactcaattgcatgatatgcgtggtgatagTGGATTTCAGTGCCACcaccaactttaagataatctatgatctctgctggtgttatgcgagggttgtg
Coding sequences within:
- the LOC113272442 gene encoding uncharacterized protein LOC113272442 — translated: MSQVPVPANLHAYAGFVPVFNGSNFTEWSDHVKFSLAINDLDRCLTAEKPAALTDTSSADDKRNFDVWERSNRLNLMLIRMTIFPNIRTSIPVIDTAVELLKEIDARFRVADKSLAGTLMAKLTTMKYDGSRGMQEHIKEITNIVAKLNALDMTVAEGFLVRFILNSLPLLYDPFQINYNSLKEKWNVNELSNMLVQEEARLKQ